The genomic window AAATGAATGATCGACTCGCTTCTCGAGAAAACTGGCACATTTTAGAGCCACCAAAAGAGCGCCAAACAGAGACAGAAAAAGAACTAATCGCCAAAAATGAGTATTCTTACATGGATGATTTGAGAGAAAGAATCAATAAATCGCTTCAAGATGTCTCTGTGAGCTCATATGAGACGTTTAAAGAGCGTTTATCCGATAATGGTGTAATTCTATCAGAAAGAGGCCAAACGTTCTCATACGCCTTTTTAGACGCCAATAATAAGCAAAGACGAGCACGAGAGACCCGATTGGGTTCTGATTTTGGAAGGGAGACCATTTTACATGAGTTGGAAAAGAGAACAAAACAAAACGAATTTAGCGCTGTTGAACAACGAGAACCAGCGCTTACTCCGCTTGAGCGAGACACTCAACAAAGAGAATCAGAAATTGTTAGCCTTGAACAAGCAATTGAACCAAGAAAATCAGAAGCTCTCAAGCGAGAATCAACAATTAATCGATTTATTGACACAATCAAACAGTTTGCAGGACGAGTACCAGAACTTACTCAACGCGTTACAAGAAAATTAAAGCAAACAAAAGAGAAAATCCTCGATGATTTTGAACGTCGCTTTTCAAAGGACATGAAAAATTACGAGCAAGAACAACAGAAAAGCCTAGAAAAACAAGCGAATAGAGACGTACAGTCCGAAAAGAAACCAACAAAAGATCATGATCGGGGGATGAGTCGATGAATAAAGATGAACAACTCGTTGTTCAAGTATTAAATGCTTATAAAAATGGCAAAATTGATTTCAGTAACGTTCCAGAACTATACCGCTTAGTCCGTCAAGAAGTTAATAAAGACTTTCGGGACTACCAAGAAAAAATAGAAGCTGTTGCGAATCAAAAAATGGAGTCTGCCATTCAAGAACAACTCCATCGTTTAGAGGCAGAAAACTTAAAAGCGACCATACTGAAAGACATTCAAGTTGAAAAACAAGCATTACTCGCTTTGAAAAAAGAACTGAATGAACAAAAAGAGCAGATAAAAGCAGATCGCAAACGTGAGATTGTCGAACGTTACGGTATTCTGATTGCGAACATTGTCTGCCTGTTCTGTTTCTTAGTTGTCGGTATTCTCATCGGACGATGGATTTATAAAGGTATCTGGGATGGTTGGGGTTTACATATTTTGTATGATACTGTGATTGAGATACAGCCTAAACATCCTTATGGGGCAGTCGTTCTTGGATTAGGTGGATTTGGATTAATCGGTGCTGGAATCTATGGCAGTTTTCGATTGATGTATGAAGCTTCAACGACTTGGTTAGATCAACGTCCAAAAATCTTTAAAAGAATCTTTCCGAAAAAATAGAGAGTGAGGTAATCCTGTGGTTTTAGAAAATAAATTAGGCTTAACCAATTCAGCAGAATTAGCTAAACAAGAAGAGTTATTAACGAAAAAAAGAGCCAAAGAATTGTTTGAGTCTGGCAAAATAGAGGATCTGGCAATTGGGACGTTTCAAGGTTTATCTGATATTCATCAGTTTTTATTCCAAGATATTTACGACTTTGCGGGAAAAATTCGAGAAGTGAATATTGCGAAAGGAAACTTTCAATTTGCGCCACGTATTTTTTTAGCGCAAACACTTGAATATATTGATAAATTACCTCAAGAAACATTTGATGAAATTATTGATAAGTATTCGGATATGAATGTGGCGCATCCTTTTAGGGAAGGCAATGGACGAGCCACTCGTATCTGGTTGGATTTAATTCTTAAAAATAAACTACACAAAATCGTCGATTGGAATCAAATTGATAAGGATGAATATTTAAATGCCATGATCCGTAGTACAGTCAGCACCAATGAATTAAAATATTTGATTCAAAAGGCATTAACCGATGATTTAGGAAAAGAACAATTCTTTAAAGGAATTGATGCGAGTTATTATTACGAGGGCTATTACGAAATTAAAACAGAAGATCTATAAACACGTATAAACACGATTTAAAGAAACAGACTGCTCAATATAAAACTTGAGCAGTCTGTTTCTTTTTTTGGATGATTTTGACCTTTGGTTTTAAATTTTTGAAAAAAATAAAAAAT from Streptococcus macedonicus ACA-DC 198 includes these protein-coding regions:
- a CDS encoding putative mobilization protein; protein product: MNKDEQLVVQVLNAYKNGKIDFSNVPELYRLVRQEVNKDFRDYQEKIEAVANQKMESAIQEQLHRLEAENLKATILKDIQVEKQALLALKKELNEQKEQIKADRKREIVERYGILIANIVCLFCFLVVGILIGRWIYKGIWDGWGLHILYDTVIEIQPKHPYGAVVLGLGGFGLIGAGIYGSFRLMYEASTTWLDQRPKIFKRIFPKK
- a CDS encoding putative mobilization protein, with amino-acid sequence MVLENKLGLTNSAELAKQEELLTKKRAKELFESGKIEDLAIGTFQGLSDIHQFLFQDIYDFAGKIREVNIAKGNFQFAPRIFLAQTLEYIDKLPQETFDEIIDKYSDMNVAHPFREGNGRATRIWLDLILKNKLHKIVDWNQIDKDEYLNAMIRSTVSTNELKYLIQKALTDDLGKEQFFKGIDASYYYEGYYEIKTEDL
- the rlx gene encoding Mobilization protein, which translates into the protein MATIAKISNGASAASALNYALGQNRPMHEKTEQWLQDHQLERPVELTNCRAVAVGGTNGIDPFIAKEQFDVIRQLHNQTKESNQVLRITQSFALDELNPKVQKDWQKANDLGVELAENLYPNHQSAVYTHLDGKNHVLHNHIIVNKVNLETGKKLREQKGESVQRAREMNDRLASRENWHILEPPKERQTETEKELIAKNEYSYMDDLRERINKSLQDVSVSSYETFKERLSDNGVILSERGQTFSYAFLDANNKQRRARETRLGSDFGRETILHELEKRTKQNEFSAVEQREPALTPLERDTQQRESEIVSLEQAIEPRKSEALKRESTINRFIDTIKQFAGRVPELTQRVTRKLKQTKEKILDDFERRFSKDMKNYEQEQQKSLEKQANRDVQSEKKPTKDHDRGMSR